The following coding sequences are from one Desulfovibrio psychrotolerans window:
- a CDS encoding baseplate assembly protein produces the protein MSGFDAIDLSGLPAPAVVETVDYETVLAEMLADLQERDTAFTALVESDPAYKVLEVAAYRETLLRQRVNDAARAVMLAYASGADLDQIGANYNVVRLVIDPGDPDAYPPVAPTYETDTAYRRRIQMALEGVSVAGSRGAYTFHALSAADENGVSLVKDAYPNSPTPAHVVVYVLGRDGDGTPDQSTLDAVAEAVNREKVRPLGDLVTVEPAGIVEFSVSAVLHVLDGPSTATVTATAQAALQTYLTACHVIGAGVALSGIYEALHVAGVRRVELTVPAQDITVQASEAAYCIGIDVTAAGGANG, from the coding sequence ATGAGCGGCTTTGATGCCATTGACCTTTCCGGCCTGCCTGCGCCCGCCGTGGTGGAAACGGTGGATTATGAAACCGTGCTGGCCGAAATGCTGGCGGACCTGCAAGAGCGGGATACCGCCTTTACCGCCCTGGTTGAATCCGACCCCGCCTATAAGGTGCTTGAAGTTGCCGCCTACCGCGAAACCCTGCTGCGCCAGCGTGTGAACGACGCGGCCCGCGCCGTTATGCTGGCCTATGCCAGCGGGGCGGACCTGGACCAGATAGGCGCGAACTACAACGTGGTGCGCCTGGTCATTGATCCGGGTGACCCTGACGCCTACCCGCCGGTTGCCCCCACCTATGAAACCGATACCGCGTACCGCAGGCGCATTCAAATGGCGCTTGAGGGTGTGAGCGTTGCAGGTTCACGCGGTGCCTATACATTTCATGCATTGAGCGCCGCCGATGAAAACGGCGTTTCCCTGGTCAAGGATGCCTACCCTAATAGCCCGACCCCTGCGCATGTAGTTGTGTACGTTCTCGGGCGTGATGGTGACGGCACGCCGGATCAAAGCACCCTAGATGCAGTGGCCGAGGCTGTGAACCGTGAGAAGGTGCGCCCCCTTGGCGACTTGGTGACGGTTGAGCCTGCGGGCATTGTTGAATTTTCCGTTTCGGCCGTGCTGCATGTGCTTGATGGCCCGAGTACCGCCACGGTTACCGCCACGGCACAGGCCGCCCTGCAAACTTATCTGACCGCCTGCCACGTTATCGGGGCAGGGGTGGCACTTTCCGGCATATACGAAGCCCTGCATGTTGCGGGCGTGCGTCGTGTTGAACTGACCGTACCGGCACAGGATATTACCGTACAGGCATCCGAGGCCGCGTATTGCATCGGCATCGATGTAACGGCCGCAGGGGGCGCGAATGGCTAG
- a CDS encoding phage baseplate assembly protein V, producing the protein MQSYPLSELDRRLANLIRWGTIEAADYSAARVRVRCGSVVTDWLPWVTARAGGDVSWWAPEAGEQVLILSPSGETGQGVVLVGVFQTAHPAPANTPDVARMVFKDGAIIEYDRAAHKLAATIPGDVMVQATGDITAKAGKEATVEAGTKIFLTAPQVLVEGTLTTAGGHDDEGQTIGEEYKHAHTEHKGSYTLEGDMTVNGNVTINGDCTVTGTLRYGAIAPL; encoded by the coding sequence ATGCAGAGTTACCCACTGTCTGAACTGGATAGACGTCTGGCTAACCTGATCCGGTGGGGCACCATAGAGGCGGCGGACTATTCGGCCGCGCGCGTGCGGGTACGGTGTGGTTCCGTGGTAACGGATTGGTTGCCCTGGGTAACGGCCCGCGCGGGCGGTGACGTGTCCTGGTGGGCACCCGAAGCAGGCGAACAAGTGCTTATCCTGTCCCCGTCAGGCGAGACAGGGCAGGGCGTTGTACTGGTGGGGGTGTTCCAAACCGCCCATCCGGCACCGGCGAACACCCCGGACGTTGCCCGTATGGTCTTCAAAGACGGCGCGATTATCGAATATGACCGGGCCGCGCATAAGCTGGCGGCCACCATTCCCGGTGATGTGATGGTGCAGGCCACCGGGGACATTACGGCAAAGGCGGGGAAAGAGGCGACAGTAGAGGCTGGCACAAAGATTTTTCTTACCGCCCCCCAGGTGCTTGTTGAGGGCACATTGACCACGGCGGGCGGGCATGATGATGAAGGCCAAACCATAGGCGAGGAATACAAGCACGCCCATACAGAGCACAAAGGCAGCTACACCCTTGAAGGGGATATGACCGTGAACGGCAATGTCACTATCAACGGAGACTGCACCGTTACCGGAACCTTGCGCTATGGGGCCATTGCCCCCTTGTAG
- a CDS encoding phage tail sheath C-terminal domain-containing protein has protein sequence MPEQFLHGVEVVEIDAGPRPIQTVKSSVIGIVGTAPDADPAAFPLNTPVLIAGSRKEAAKLDTVGDYAGTLPAALDAILDQCGAMVVVVRVEEGADETVTMTNVVGGVDGVTGQYEGVQALLASKSVLGFTPRILLAPGFTHQRPEDSENPGTYLKNPVAAELEGIAERMRAVILVDGPNTNDAAAIAAIGDYGTARVYMVDPWVKVYRNGAYANEPASARVAGVIARTDNDKGFWWSPSNKPIYGISGTSRPVDFTLGDANCRANALNEKKVATIINEGGYILWGNRTASTDSKWLFLSVRRTADMINESLLQAHMWAVDRNITKTYVQDVIEGVNAYLRHLKAVGAILGGSCWADPELNTPDQIAQGKVYFDFDFTPPYPAEHITFRSHLVNDYITEVFE, from the coding sequence ATGCCTGAACAGTTCTTACACGGCGTGGAAGTCGTTGAAATCGACGCCGGGCCGCGCCCGATCCAGACGGTAAAATCGTCCGTTATCGGCATTGTGGGTACCGCACCCGATGCGGACCCGGCGGCCTTCCCGCTGAATACCCCCGTGCTTATTGCTGGCAGCCGCAAGGAAGCCGCCAAACTGGATACCGTGGGCGACTATGCCGGAACTCTGCCCGCAGCACTGGACGCCATTCTGGATCAGTGCGGCGCGATGGTGGTAGTGGTCCGAGTGGAGGAAGGTGCGGACGAAACCGTAACTATGACCAACGTGGTAGGCGGCGTGGACGGCGTAACCGGCCAATACGAAGGGGTGCAGGCGTTGCTGGCATCCAAATCCGTACTTGGATTCACCCCGCGCATTCTGCTTGCCCCCGGCTTCACGCACCAGCGGCCGGAAGATTCCGAGAACCCCGGCACGTACCTGAAAAACCCTGTGGCCGCAGAACTGGAAGGCATAGCCGAACGCATGCGTGCGGTTATCCTGGTTGACGGGCCGAATACTAACGACGCGGCCGCAATCGCTGCAATCGGGGATTACGGTACAGCCCGTGTGTACATGGTGGACCCCTGGGTGAAGGTGTACCGCAACGGCGCATATGCGAATGAACCCGCAAGTGCCCGCGTTGCAGGGGTTATTGCCCGCACGGATAACGACAAGGGCTTCTGGTGGTCCCCGTCGAACAAGCCCATTTACGGCATTTCCGGCACGTCCCGCCCGGTTGATTTTACCCTGGGTGATGCCAATTGCCGAGCCAACGCCCTGAACGAAAAGAAGGTCGCCACCATCATCAATGAAGGCGGCTATATCCTGTGGGGCAACCGCACCGCGTCCACTGACAGCAAATGGCTGTTCCTGTCCGTGCGCCGCACGGCGGACATGATTAACGAAAGCCTGCTGCAGGCGCATATGTGGGCCGTGGACCGCAATATAACGAAAACCTATGTTCAGGACGTGATTGAAGGCGTGAACGCCTACCTTCGCCACCTGAAAGCCGTTGGCGCAATCCTGGGCGGTTCCTGTTGGGCGGACCCGGAATTGAACACCCCGGATCAAATTGCCCAGGGCAAGGTGTACTTCGACTTCGACTTCACCCCACCGTACCCCGCCGAGCACATCACGTTCCGGTCCCACCTGGTGAACGACTACATTACGGAGGTCTTTGAATAA
- a CDS encoding phage major tail tube protein, protein MAVASDILKGFAVFVDGRGYAGEVQELQLPKLALTTEDFRAAGMDAPVGVETGMEKLESTMTTPKQCAELLSLFGLTTGGETQLTARGSLESFDGTVTPVVVQMRGKARSIEPAAWKQGEVGASTYTFDLTYYKREQGGTVLHEIDVINMVRIIGGTDQLAARRSALGM, encoded by the coding sequence ATGGCCGTTGCAAGCGACATTTTGAAAGGGTTTGCCGTGTTCGTGGACGGGCGCGGCTACGCCGGGGAAGTGCAGGAACTGCAACTGCCTAAGCTGGCCCTTACCACCGAGGATTTCCGTGCCGCAGGTATGGACGCCCCCGTGGGTGTTGAAACCGGCATGGAAAAGCTTGAAAGCACCATGACCACCCCCAAGCAGTGCGCCGAACTGCTCTCCCTTTTCGGCCTGACCACGGGAGGCGAAACGCAGCTTACCGCGCGCGGTTCCCTGGAATCGTTCGACGGCACCGTTACCCCTGTGGTTGTGCAGATGCGGGGCAAGGCCCGGTCCATCGAACCGGCCGCATGGAAGCAAGGGGAAGTCGGGGCGTCTACGTACACCTTCGACCTCACGTACTACAAGCGGGAGCAGGGCGGCACGGTCCTGCATGAAATCGACGTAATCAACATGGTCCGCATCATCGGCGGCACCGATCAGCTTGCCGCACGGCGTAGCGCCCTGGGTATGTAG
- a CDS encoding phage tail assembly chaperone produces MQILDCTTTTYMDQHGGGTRYPDLADTPVLDWIERGQRLVLYLGCDEATAQALAETNAPFSVRIVAAEEVADFVWQATRTKRNDLLSAAVGIRDRHRDERELVAAAVRTETTLTEPQFIELLTYIDALRQIPQGFPYPAAVEWPEAPVFINQ; encoded by the coding sequence ATGCAGATACTGGATTGCACCACGACTACATACATGGACCAGCACGGCGGTGGAACCCGCTACCCGGACCTTGCCGATACGCCGGTGCTGGACTGGATTGAGCGCGGCCAGCGCCTTGTGCTGTATCTGGGCTGCGACGAGGCAACCGCGCAGGCACTTGCGGAAACCAATGCGCCCTTTTCCGTGCGGATCGTGGCCGCCGAAGAGGTGGCGGATTTTGTTTGGCAGGCCACCCGTACCAAGCGCAATGACCTGCTTTCCGCTGCCGTCGGCATACGTGACCGTCACCGGGACGAAAGGGAGCTTGTAGCCGCTGCCGTCCGTACTGAAACAACGCTCACCGAACCGCAGTTTATCGAACTGCTTACCTACATCGACGCACTCAGACAGATTCCGCAGGGATTTCCGTATCCGGCTGCGGTTGAATGGCCCGAAGCGCCCGTGTTTATTAACCAGTAA
- a CDS encoding GPW/gp25 family protein: MRGIDSSTGKPLEGLAHLRQSIRDILTTPIGSRVMRREYGSRLFELVDSPANEANRIEYIAATAEALDRWEPRLRVTRVQVSATDAGKVLVALDGVYLPDGREITMDGLQI, encoded by the coding sequence ATGCGCGGCATTGATTCTTCCACCGGCAAGCCGCTTGAAGGACTTGCCCACCTCAGACAGTCCATTCGGGACATTCTTACCACGCCCATAGGTTCCCGCGTGATGCGTCGGGAATATGGGTCACGCCTCTTTGAATTGGTGGATTCTCCCGCCAACGAAGCAAACCGTATTGAATACATTGCCGCCACTGCCGAAGCCCTAGACAGATGGGAACCGCGCCTGCGCGTTACCCGAGTGCAGGTTTCGGCCACGGATGCGGGCAAGGTGCTTGTGGCGCTTGATGGCGTGTACCTGCCGGACGGCCGGGAAATCACAATGGACGGGTTGCAGATATGA
- a CDS encoding phage tail-collar fiber domain-containing protein: MSDFRKMRLTPDGRELLALAHQGTPLEFSAIVLGNGVWTEAQQADASVSALVSQKVSVTITKITQTGDSARLEALLTNAALVAGFSITEIGIIAAHPTRGNILYMVDYCAPEKASYIQSKDGVPIEVPLAIDVLVASSQDVTLTIDDRFFGATRQDISDHNNRPDAHGVLLDSVRAHAPLVIVAGSADIWEGESTQLLIQDWHTYEWASEVKVRITDAGGTDRTALWTVTPNLTTGRIDLTAPQVDADQTYGVAVQVWEHGLVRSHWTQPLTINVGDVPINRPAITAPAAGATGVGETPTITTGAFSADADQTHADAQMQIATDSGFAAIVRDTGSLGPVTAYAVPPGILTTGHVYYVRARHKGSDGNWSPWSPVSSFFTAASFIYVDRPVNTSPVAGAGEIGETPTLAASAYSTNGTGDHAHTRFQVDVAGGDFSAPVHDSGLLGAVTEYAIPAGVLDVATQYIWRVQYTDDSAGPVASEWSSPTAFTTAQTFLTPWPEWDEMHEMTLAHPDTFVCLFDNPNAGGNELGSGGGLSGTAATLVQGGNLPGATGSPGRRTFDAAHYLTIPEAVLQMLCRTQFTLVLKRGPTNNVQGSAITFHLGPSVAAPVYLVSMGMWHGAGNTSFEITVAGANIWDYKHLVASYVEEQALFGNADLYFAIWSDGANVRVGISKVKPTKLSEIAVHAVAQIPPSSFALGTPNASKLNRINNYVYNAQYWPLNGAYHYLVVSRECLIDNNA, encoded by the coding sequence ATGAGTGATTTTCGTAAAATGAGACTGACCCCGGACGGCCGGGAACTGCTTGCCTTGGCGCACCAGGGAACGCCGCTTGAGTTCTCCGCAATCGTTTTGGGGAATGGGGTATGGACTGAGGCGCAACAGGCGGACGCCAGCGTTTCCGCTCTGGTAAGCCAGAAGGTGAGCGTTACCATTACCAAAATCACGCAGACGGGTGATAGTGCCCGGCTTGAGGCGCTGTTGACGAACGCCGCGCTTGTGGCCGGATTTTCAATTACGGAAATCGGCATTATCGCCGCGCACCCCACGCGGGGCAACATTCTATACATGGTCGATTACTGCGCGCCGGAAAAGGCCAGCTACATACAGAGCAAGGACGGCGTACCGATTGAGGTACCCCTTGCTATTGATGTGCTGGTGGCAAGTTCACAGGACGTGACCTTGACCATTGACGATAGGTTTTTCGGTGCTACCCGCCAAGACATTTCGGACCATAATAACAGGCCCGATGCCCACGGCGTGCTGCTGGATTCCGTCCGCGCCCATGCGCCGCTGGTGATCGTGGCGGGCAGTGCGGATATCTGGGAAGGCGAATCCACGCAACTGCTCATACAGGACTGGCACACCTATGAATGGGCGTCTGAGGTCAAAGTGCGCATCACCGATGCAGGCGGTACGGACCGTACCGCGCTGTGGACCGTTACCCCCAACCTGACCACGGGCCGCATCGACCTGACCGCCCCGCAGGTGGATGCGGATCAGACCTACGGCGTGGCGGTGCAGGTGTGGGAGCACGGGCTGGTGCGCTCTCACTGGACGCAGCCGCTCACCATAAACGTAGGCGATGTGCCCATCAACCGCCCCGCCATAACCGCGCCCGCTGCCGGGGCAACTGGCGTGGGAGAGACGCCCACCATAACCACCGGCGCATTCAGCGCGGATGCGGACCAGACCCACGCGGACGCGCAGATGCAGATTGCCACGGACAGCGGTTTTGCGGCCATAGTGCGCGATACCGGCAGCCTTGGCCCGGTGACGGCGTATGCTGTGCCGCCCGGCATCCTGACCACCGGGCATGTCTACTACGTCCGCGCACGGCACAAGGGCAGCGATGGCAACTGGTCGCCGTGGTCGCCCGTGAGCAGCTTCTTTACCGCCGCCAGCTTCATCTACGTGGACCGCCCGGTGAACACCTCGCCCGTGGCAGGCGCGGGAGAGATTGGCGAGACGCCCACCCTTGCCGCGTCCGCCTATTCGACCAATGGCACGGGCGACCATGCCCACACCCGTTTTCAGGTGGATGTGGCAGGTGGAGACTTCTCCGCGCCGGTGCATGATTCCGGCCTGCTGGGAGCCGTGACCGAGTATGCCATCCCTGCGGGCGTGCTGGACGTGGCCACGCAGTACATATGGCGCGTGCAGTATACGGATGATTCCGCCGGGCCTGTCGCGTCCGAGTGGTCCAGCCCCACGGCGTTTACCACGGCGCAGACCTTCCTCACGCCATGGCCGGAGTGGGATGAAATGCACGAGATGACGCTTGCCCACCCCGACACGTTCGTGTGCCTGTTCGACAACCCCAATGCCGGGGGCAACGAGCTTGGGTCCGGGGGAGGATTGTCCGGCACCGCTGCAACGCTGGTGCAGGGCGGCAACCTGCCCGGTGCAACGGGCTCACCCGGCAGGCGGACGTTTGATGCCGCCCACTATCTGACCATCCCCGAAGCCGTGCTCCAGATGCTGTGCCGAACGCAGTTCACGCTTGTACTCAAGCGCGGACCGACCAACAATGTGCAGGGCTCCGCAATCACCTTCCACCTTGGGCCGTCTGTGGCAGCCCCTGTGTACCTTGTTTCAATGGGGATGTGGCACGGAGCCGGTAACACCAGCTTTGAAATCACCGTCGCCGGGGCCAATATATGGGACTACAAACACCTTGTGGCTTCCTACGTGGAAGAGCAGGCGCTGTTCGGTAACGCTGATCTGTACTTCGCAATCTGGAGTGACGGCGCGAATGTGCGGGTGGGCATTTCCAAGGTCAAGCCGACTAAACTGTCGGAGATAGCTGTGCATGCAGTTGCGCAGATTCCGCCGTCCAGCTTTGCACTCGGCACCCCTAACGCATCCAAGCTGAACCGGATCAACAACTACGTGTACAATGCTCAGTACTGGCCCCTTAACGGCGCGTACCATTACCTCGTCGTCAGCCGCGAATGCCTCATCGACAACAACGCTTAG
- a CDS encoding phage tail assembly protein: MKTEITLSYPVEMNGETVTCLNMRRMKARDQVAVAKQGGTDAEQEVRLFANLCEVAPPVIEELDMKDYRKLQEAYRGFLS; this comes from the coding sequence ATGAAAACAGAAATCACATTGAGTTATCCCGTGGAAATGAACGGCGAAACGGTTACGTGCCTCAACATGCGCCGCATGAAGGCGCGGGACCAGGTGGCCGTTGCCAAGCAGGGCGGTACCGATGCGGAACAGGAAGTGCGCCTGTTTGCGAACCTGTGTGAGGTTGCCCCCCCGGTCATTGAGGAACTGGATATGAAGGACTACCGCAAGTTGCAGGAAGCCTACCGGGGTTTTTTGTCCTAG
- a CDS encoding phage tail protein I, which produces MASLLPISATPQENATALAIARLSDVPVPVRDVWNPDTCPEDLLPWLAWAFSVDMWDDAWTTDQKRAAIKASVEIHRHKGTPWAVSYALGVLGYEAHLQEWFDYGGDPCRFKVSFARNLPISSATIDRMFGVIQRYKRHAAHLDALVTPKGTVAAPTAVGFVRMPVVIRAAIHFDVGTNESHPVAVGVVRFGQSITATVVMPVVTVQQPQTYGVGVVRMAAPLGVTHE; this is translated from the coding sequence ATGGCTAGCCTGTTGCCCATCAGCGCTACGCCGCAAGAGAACGCCACGGCGCTTGCCATCGCCCGCCTTTCTGACGTGCCGGTCCCCGTGCGCGATGTGTGGAACCCGGACACCTGCCCCGAAGACCTGTTGCCCTGGCTTGCCTGGGCTTTCTCCGTTGATATGTGGGACGATGCCTGGACTACGGACCAGAAACGCGCGGCCATCAAGGCAAGCGTGGAAATCCACCGGCACAAGGGTACCCCCTGGGCTGTTTCTTACGCCCTGGGCGTTCTCGGGTACGAAGCGCACCTGCAGGAATGGTTCGACTACGGAGGCGATCCGTGCCGGTTCAAGGTCAGTTTTGCCCGCAATCTGCCCATCTCAAGTGCCACCATCGACCGCATGTTCGGCGTTATCCAGCGCTACAAACGGCATGCCGCCCACCTGGATGCCCTGGTAACGCCCAAGGGCACGGTGGCCGCCCCCACTGCAGTGGGCTTTGTCCGTATGCCCGTTGTGATACGGGCCGCTATCCACTTCGACGTGGGCACAAATGAATCTCATCCCGTGGCCGTGGGCGTTGTCCGTTTCGGCCAGAGCATAACGGCAACGGTGGTCATGCCTGTTGTGACCGTTCAGCAACCGCAAACCTATGGCGTTGGAGTGGTCCGAATGGCCGCCCCGCTGGGGGTAACACATGAGTGA